The sequence below is a genomic window from Pseudomonas cremoricolorata.
CAGGTGCTGTGTCTTCAGGTACGTCTGCTGGCCTGCCGTGAGCGCCTGGCGGCCGACACCGACAGTGAAGCGCTGCACGATCTGCGCACCAGCACCCGCCGTTTGCGTAGCCTGGTGCGGCCACTGCGCGGCTTGCCAGGCGTCGAGCCGCTGGAGCAGGCCGCCCGCGCCCTGGGCAGCCTGACCACGCCTCTACGCGATCGCGAGGTGCTGGCGGCGCATTTGCTCGAACGCGGGCAGCAGGCGGCGGGCCAGCAGCGCATGCGTCAGCGCACCCATGATTTTCGGGGTGTGGCTGCCAGCGGCGAGCTGTCTCGCCTGCTGGGCATCCTCGACGCCTTTCCCTCGTTCCTGCGCGCCGCTGAGCGCGACGGCTTGCTCGATGGCCTGAAGGCCGATGTCGACAAGCGTCTGCGCAAGCAGTGGCGCAAGCTGGAAAAGGGTCTGGCCGATCCCGAGCACGATCGACATCGCTTGCGCTTGTTGATCAAGCGGGTGCGCTACGGGGACGAGGCGTACCCGCAACTCGATCACGCCGGCAAGAAGCTGCGCAGCGTGCTCAAGCGTGCACAAGGCGATCTGGGTGATTGGCACGACAGACTGCAATGGCTGCTGATGGCCGATGAGCAGGCCGATCTGGCCTCGTGCGTGGAGCAGTGGCAGGAGGAAATTAAAGGCTTCGAGGGTCAATCGGACCGCACCCTCAAGCGCCTCGACGCCGCGCTGTTGCGGCGCTGATCAGAGGATACTCAGTGGCTTGAGCGGGCAGGGCGAGGGCGCATCTGCCAGCCAGCGGCGATGGCGATCGCGCCAACGGCCAGTTGCGCGATATCCAGTGCGGCCAGGCCACTGACCACCAGTAGCGTGCCGGGCACGATCAGCGCCAATGCAAGCAGTTGCATGACTTGTGCACTGCTCGGATGCAGGCTCAAGGGCTGGATACGCCAATGACTGGCAAGCAGGTGATGCAGACGTTTGCTCATGGAATCTTCCTCGCGGTGATTGCATGAGCCTAGTGCCCATCAGCGATGCCAGCCAATCGAGCCTGGCTATAAGGGCTATAGCGCCAACTGGCCGATGGCGCGGTTCAGTTCGCCGGCCAGGGTGGCCAGCTCGCGGCTGGTTGTGGCCGAGCCAACGGTTTGCTGCACGGTGTCTTCGGTCACATCGCGAATACTGACGATGGCGCAGTTCATTTCCTCGGCGACCTGGCTCTGCTGTTCGGCAGCTACCGCAATTTGCGTGTTGCTCTCGCGCATCTGCGCCACGGCGCTGGTGATCTCTGCCAGCGCGGCGCCGGCTTCCTGGGCCTGTCGGACGCAGTCGTCGGCTTTGAGCGAGCTTTCGTGCATGAAATCGACGGCGTCCCGGGTACCGCTGTGCAGGGTGGAAATCATCCCGGTGATCTCGTCGGTCGAGCTCTGCACCCGTTTGGCCAGGTTGCGCACTTCATCGGCGACCACCGCGAAACCGCGCCCCAGATCCCCGGCGCGGGCCGCTTCGATGGCGGCGTTGAGCGCCAGCAGGTTGGTCTGTTCAGCGATGCTGTGAATGACCCCGACCACG
It includes:
- a CDS encoding CHAD domain-containing protein; amino-acid sequence: MSAMVDHIIVQVLCLQVRLLACRERLAADTDSEALHDLRTSTRRLRSLVRPLRGLPGVEPLEQAARALGSLTTPLRDREVLAAHLLERGQQAAGQQRMRQRTHDFRGVAASGELSRLLGILDAFPSFLRAAERDGLLDGLKADVDKRLRKQWRKLEKGLADPEHDRHRLRLLIKRVRYGDEAYPQLDHAGKKLRSVLKRAQGDLGDWHDRLQWLLMADEQADLASCVEQWQEEIKGFEGQSDRTLKRLDAALLRR
- a CDS encoding methyl-accepting chemotaxis protein; this translates as MAVAFNAMQSTYHRVVGTVAQSAAQLDAGAAQLAASMNDVRHGMLGQQSETDQAATAINQMTATVHHIAQHAGATRDLSQTADALAGSGQQVVGRVQASIAGLSSGVQQTAEMIRQLADDSQKITGVVGVIHSIAEQTNLLALNAAIEAARAGDLGRGFAVVADEVRNLAKRVQSSTDEITGMISTLHSGTRDAVDFMHESSLKADDCVRQAQEAGAALAEITSAVAQMRESNTQIAVAAEQQSQVAEEMNCAIVSIRDVTEDTVQQTVGSATTSRELATLAGELNRAIGQLAL